One Gemmatimonadaceae bacterium DNA window includes the following coding sequences:
- a CDS encoding MiaB/RimO family radical SAM methylthiotransferase, producing the protein MRVYLRTFGCRANHYDTETARAMIERAGHGIVSDVAEADVALFNSCAVTAEAEADLRGAVRRAARSRPELRSVIMGCATGFAARRDDSSLRSLPTVQHLVEGADMAALASALELPPEASVARAAAQTTVRALLRVQDGCDEHCTFCATTVARGANRSRAADEIVGEARVLADRHPEIVVTGIHIGSYGHDIGSSLGELVERLVADVPDVRFRLSSLEATELDDRLIALLSAAPEHLVPHLHAPLQSGSDAVLKRMGRHWYTADAYAQVVERLAASCSTLGLGADIIAGFPGETDADHAQTMALVERLPFTYLHVFPFSLRPGTPAERLGGRVHPSVIADRARQLRELASRKAFAYRQSRAGGLADVVVVRGGPAATEREGLTEDYLSVLPPSQLARGVRYQAKLALDGSRLSAIALAPSP; encoded by the coding sequence ATGCGGGTGTATTTGCGGACGTTCGGTTGCCGCGCGAACCACTACGACACCGAAACGGCGCGCGCAATGATCGAGCGCGCCGGGCACGGCATCGTGAGCGATGTCGCTGAAGCGGACGTCGCGCTCTTCAATAGCTGCGCCGTCACCGCGGAAGCCGAGGCGGATCTCCGCGGCGCGGTGCGACGTGCCGCGCGATCGCGACCGGAATTGCGCAGTGTCATCATGGGTTGCGCAACAGGGTTCGCCGCTCGACGCGACGACAGCTCGCTGCGGTCACTGCCGACGGTTCAACACCTCGTCGAGGGCGCAGACATGGCGGCGCTCGCCTCTGCGCTCGAGCTGCCTCCTGAGGCATCGGTGGCGCGTGCCGCGGCGCAGACGACGGTTCGCGCGTTGTTGCGCGTGCAGGACGGCTGCGACGAGCATTGCACCTTTTGCGCGACGACCGTCGCGCGTGGGGCCAATCGCAGTCGCGCTGCCGACGAGATCGTCGGCGAAGCGCGGGTGCTGGCCGACCGGCATCCGGAAATCGTCGTCACGGGGATTCACATCGGCAGCTATGGCCACGACATCGGCAGCTCGTTAGGCGAGCTCGTGGAGCGCCTCGTCGCCGACGTGCCCGACGTTCGATTCCGCTTGTCGTCGCTCGAGGCAACGGAGCTCGACGACCGCCTCATCGCCCTGCTCAGTGCTGCGCCCGAGCACCTCGTCCCGCACCTTCACGCTCCGTTGCAGTCGGGGTCCGACGCGGTGTTGAAGCGCATGGGTCGGCACTGGTACACTGCGGACGCATATGCGCAGGTCGTCGAGCGACTCGCCGCGTCCTGCTCGACGCTCGGTCTCGGCGCCGACATCATTGCCGGATTCCCTGGCGAAACGGACGCCGATCACGCACAGACGATGGCACTCGTCGAGCGCCTGCCGTTCACGTACTTGCACGTTTTCCCGTTCTCGCTCCGCCCGGGCACGCCGGCCGAGCGACTCGGGGGACGCGTTCATCCTTCCGTCATTGCGGATCGGGCGCGCCAGCTACGAGAATTGGCGAGCCGGAAAGCGTTCGCATATCGGCAGTCCCGCGCCGGTGGCCTCGCGGACGTCGTGGTCGTCCGAGGTGGCCCCGCCGCGACCGAGCGAGAGGGACTGACGGAAGATTATCTTTCTGTACTTCCGCCGTCGCAGCTGGCGCGTGGGGTCCGTTATCAGGCGAAGCTCGCCCTCGATGGTTCCCGTCTCTCCGCAATCGCCCTAGCCCCTAGCCCCTAG